Proteins encoded together in one Thalassotalea crassostreae window:
- a CDS encoding SLC13 family permease, with protein MKKHQFIYLAPIVAFIFYLLMLALGLPDKAAITAGITVLTVLLWITEAIPIPATSIIPFALLPLFGIVDHKTVALSLGSHVILLLMGAFMLSKALEKSGAHERLAVYMVRIVGAHSAKRLVFGFMLTAAILSMWISNTATVLIMLPIALAILQHIDNQKLKVALILGIAYSSSVGGIGTLIGTPPNVIFAGIYEEYTGVEFGFLQWMKIGVPVVMIAIPIMALWLTRNIHLNDKIVLPEHGRWRKEESRTLLVFGLTALAWIFRKEPFGGWSGFFDINIAGDSTVALSAVVLMFMIPNGKGSRLLDWDTAKTIPWGMLLLFAGGIALAKGFVASGLSDMLGNWLSDLANMPLLLTLLIICLVVTYLTEITSNTATATLLMPILAVAAVASGFDAKMFMVPAAMCASCAFMLPVATAPNAIAFGTGEIEIKDMVKQGAILSVLVSSIVAIVCYALLT; from the coding sequence TTGAAAAAGCATCAGTTTATTTATTTGGCTCCAATTGTAGCCTTTATTTTTTACCTACTGATGCTTGCTTTGGGACTACCTGATAAAGCAGCAATCACTGCCGGTATTACCGTGCTGACTGTTTTATTATGGATAACAGAAGCAATTCCTATTCCTGCAACCTCAATTATACCTTTTGCGCTTTTACCATTATTTGGCATTGTTGATCATAAAACGGTAGCTTTATCGTTAGGCTCGCACGTTATCCTGTTGCTGATGGGCGCATTTATGCTGTCTAAGGCACTGGAAAAAAGTGGTGCTCACGAACGACTTGCGGTTTATATGGTACGAATTGTAGGCGCTCACAGCGCTAAACGACTGGTATTTGGGTTTATGCTAACAGCCGCTATCTTGAGTATGTGGATTTCTAATACTGCTACAGTTTTAATTATGCTACCAATTGCACTGGCAATACTGCAACACATTGATAATCAAAAACTTAAAGTAGCACTCATCCTAGGTATCGCTTACTCGTCGAGTGTCGGCGGTATTGGCACATTAATTGGCACGCCACCCAATGTAATCTTTGCAGGTATTTATGAAGAGTATACTGGCGTAGAGTTTGGTTTCTTACAATGGATGAAAATAGGCGTTCCTGTGGTGATGATTGCTATTCCTATAATGGCGTTATGGCTAACACGTAATATCCATTTAAACGACAAAATCGTCTTGCCTGAACATGGCCGTTGGCGTAAAGAGGAATCACGCACATTGTTGGTATTTGGATTAACGGCATTGGCGTGGATATTTAGAAAAGAACCATTTGGCGGTTGGAGCGGTTTTTTTGATATCAATATCGCAGGGGACAGCACCGTAGCTCTATCGGCCGTTGTATTAATGTTTATGATCCCAAATGGTAAAGGCTCAAGGTTACTTGATTGGGATACGGCAAAAACAATCCCTTGGGGCATGTTATTGTTATTTGCTGGCGGTATTGCTTTAGCTAAGGGCTTTGTTGCCTCTGGCTTGAGCGATATGCTTGGTAATTGGTTAAGCGATTTAGCCAATATGCCATTACTGCTAACACTATTGATTATCTGTTTAGTGGTCACTTATCTTACGGAAATTACCAGTAATACCGCGACAGCGACACTGCTTATGCCTATTTTGGCTGTTGCAGCCGTAGCATCAGGGTTTGACGCCAAAATGTTTATGGTGCCAGCTGCGATGTGTGCCAGCTGTGCATTTATGCTACCAGTAGCTACTGCGCCAAATGCAATTGCTTTTGGCACAGGTGAAATAGAAATAAAAGATATGGTTAAACAAGGCGCGATATTAAGTGTCTTGGTCTCTTCAATTGTTGCCATCGTTTGTTACGCTTTACTTACCTAA
- a CDS encoding TetR/AcrR family transcriptional regulator: MDTKTKILNAAELLFADKGFTTTSLREITSVAEVNLAAVNYHFGSKKELIKALMKRYLDQLSPLLTKALEDVMADEDKNELEHVFDAFVKPLLALNEFRENGTAIFLQLLGRSYTDSQGFLRWFITTNYPGIIDNFVKAVHQAYPELTSEDIFWRLHFTMGTAVFTMSSTGALIDIAKNDFDADVNVEGVITRIIPYVAAGVGAPISR; encoded by the coding sequence ATGGATACGAAAACAAAAATATTGAATGCGGCGGAGCTTTTATTTGCCGATAAAGGTTTTACAACCACATCATTACGAGAAATAACTAGTGTCGCAGAAGTTAACTTGGCCGCGGTTAATTACCATTTTGGCTCAAAGAAAGAATTGATTAAAGCCCTTATGAAGCGCTATTTAGATCAGTTGTCTCCGTTGTTAACCAAAGCGCTGGAAGATGTTATGGCAGATGAGGATAAAAATGAACTTGAGCATGTATTCGATGCATTTGTTAAACCTTTATTGGCGCTAAATGAATTTAGAGAAAACGGAACGGCAATATTTTTACAGTTGTTAGGTCGAAGCTATACTGATTCGCAGGGTTTTTTAAGATGGTTTATCACTACTAATTACCCTGGTATTATCGATAACTTTGTAAAGGCTGTTCATCAAGCTTATCCAGAATTAACATCTGAAGATATATTTTGGCGCTTACACTTCACCATGGGGACAGCAGTATTTACCATGTCCTCTACTGGTGCCCTAATTGACATTGCCAAGAATGATTTTGATGCAGATGTTAATGTTGAGGGGGTGATAACTCGCATAATTCCTTATGTTGCAGCCGGCGTCGGCGCGCCAATTTCGCGTTAA
- a CDS encoding DUF3718 domain-containing protein — MKNISLMISAAVFLLSYSQSIQAKYVFIAKDDSQATKLCVATGNNDLSQVKKSIKKLYLVSTESNKRARVATLSIQCNDLNLVEFAANFDANDTFDYFNKKAPKHMRLPSDEISIEDINARAKAPIQTIIVSAN, encoded by the coding sequence ATGAAAAACATTTCACTAATGATTAGTGCTGCTGTGTTCTTACTTTCTTATTCACAATCAATTCAAGCTAAGTATGTTTTCATCGCTAAAGACGACTCTCAAGCAACAAAATTGTGTGTAGCGACTGGCAATAACGACTTAAGCCAGGTAAAAAAATCGATAAAGAAATTATACCTTGTATCGACAGAATCTAATAAACGCGCAAGAGTAGCGACCCTTTCTATACAATGCAACGATTTGAACTTAGTGGAGTTTGCTGCAAATTTTGATGCTAATGATACATTTGATTATTTCAATAAAAAAGCCCCAAAACACATGCGTCTACCAAGCGACGAAATTAGCATTGAAGACATCAATGCCAGAGCTAAGGCTCCAATACAAACTATTATTGTTTCGGCGAATTAA
- the dsbB gene encoding disulfide bond formation protein DsbB — MEVKMLKKLNDFALTPLSWWLLAASALGLELIALYFQYGMGLEPCIMCIYQRVAILGIIIAGVIGAIGNKYMPIRLVAFTVWAISAIWGLQLALEHVEIQANAGSLFYTCDIFPNFPSWMPIHEWFPAVFEATGDCGKINWSLLGYSMPQWMIVNYGVYVLLFAIFFIARIVGIVNNNKST; from the coding sequence ATGGAAGTGAAAATGTTAAAAAAATTAAATGATTTTGCCCTAACCCCATTATCTTGGTGGTTACTAGCAGCATCAGCGCTAGGCTTAGAGTTGATCGCTTTGTACTTTCAATATGGAATGGGTCTAGAGCCTTGCATAATGTGCATTTACCAACGAGTGGCCATATTAGGTATAATCATCGCAGGCGTTATTGGCGCCATCGGTAACAAGTATATGCCGATACGTCTGGTTGCTTTCACTGTATGGGCAATAAGCGCTATCTGGGGATTACAGCTCGCCCTTGAGCACGTCGAAATCCAAGCAAATGCAGGATCTTTATTTTATACTTGTGATATTTTTCCGAACTTCCCAAGTTGGATGCCCATCCACGAATGGTTTCCAGCCGTATTTGAAGCTACCGGCGATTGCGGCAAAATTAATTGGTCATTATTAGGCTACTCAATGCCACAATGGATGATTGTTAATTATGGTGTTTATGTTTTGTTATTTGCTATTTTCTTTATCGCTCGTATAGTAGGAATAGTTAATAACAATAAAAGCACCTAA
- a CDS encoding pilin, translating into MKTKGFTLIELMIVVAIIGILASVALPAYSTYVMKAQMVDPIMYAGNLKPKIDEYYAHNLQFPENNEQAGIPAADKMMTNKIKSVTIEDGAFHILLGHDAPAPLQGKYLTFRPAMVEGSPASPTSWLCGYDQPVNGLIAMGENKTNIDKEFLSGDCRG; encoded by the coding sequence ATGAAAACAAAAGGATTTACTTTAATCGAATTAATGATAGTCGTGGCTATCATAGGAATATTAGCTTCTGTCGCTCTACCTGCGTACTCAACCTATGTGATGAAAGCTCAAATGGTCGACCCAATTATGTATGCTGGCAATCTAAAACCGAAAATTGATGAGTATTATGCCCATAATTTGCAATTCCCTGAAAACAATGAACAAGCGGGCATCCCTGCCGCGGACAAAATGATGACCAATAAAATCAAAAGTGTGACCATAGAAGATGGAGCATTTCATATTTTACTTGGTCATGATGCACCAGCGCCGCTGCAAGGTAAGTACCTAACTTTTAGACCCGCTATGGTGGAAGGCAGTCCGGCGAGCCCAACCTCTTGGTTATGCGGCTATGATCAACCTGTAAACGGGTTAATTGCCATGGGCGAGAACAAAACCAATATTGATAAAGAGTTTCTTTCAGGAGATTGTCGCGGCTAG
- a CDS encoding dipeptidase — translation MFKHTIIALAIASITACSQDANVESPLTGKELAKKYIILDGHIDVPYRLENNWSDVTKATEGGDFDYPRAVAGGLNAPFMSIYIPAALELSGGSKELADKLIDSVEDIVNRAPDKFAIATSVADVKAQFEQGLISLPMGMENGSPIEGKMENLKHFYDRGVRYITLSHSKSNHISDSSYDPLRPSKGLTDFGKDLVVEMNNMGMLIDVSHISDDAFYQVMDITNVPVIASHSSARKFTPGFERNMDDEMLKRLKENGGVIQINYGSTFISQESRAYYDQYSADEKQFAIDNAAVPDSEIMKEFKKSYRDTRPFPFATLEDVLDHIDHVVEVAGIEHVGIGSDYDGVGDSLPTGLKDVASYPNLIDGLLARGYSEQDIEKILSGNVLRVWQIAEDYASSH, via the coding sequence ATGTTCAAACACACCATCATTGCCTTGGCTATCGCATCCATTACCGCTTGCTCACAAGACGCTAATGTTGAGTCACCTTTAACAGGAAAAGAGCTTGCAAAAAAGTATATCATTCTCGATGGTCATATTGATGTGCCATATCGTTTAGAAAACAATTGGAGTGATGTAACTAAAGCTACTGAAGGTGGTGACTTTGATTATCCTCGCGCGGTAGCCGGTGGATTAAATGCTCCTTTTATGTCGATTTACATTCCCGCAGCACTTGAGTTATCAGGTGGTAGTAAAGAGCTTGCCGACAAGCTCATTGACTCAGTCGAAGACATCGTCAACCGTGCACCGGATAAATTTGCAATTGCCACGTCTGTCGCCGATGTAAAGGCACAATTTGAGCAAGGACTAATTTCACTACCTATGGGAATGGAAAATGGTAGCCCTATTGAAGGCAAAATGGAAAATCTGAAACATTTTTATGATCGTGGCGTACGCTACATCACTTTATCTCATTCTAAATCTAATCACATTTCAGACTCATCTTATGATCCATTGCGCCCGAGCAAAGGTCTAACTGACTTTGGTAAAGATCTTGTCGTTGAAATGAACAACATGGGCATGCTTATTGATGTATCACATATTTCTGATGATGCTTTTTATCAAGTGATGGATATTACTAATGTTCCGGTTATTGCGTCTCACTCGTCAGCTCGTAAGTTCACGCCAGGTTTCGAACGTAATATGGATGATGAAATGTTAAAACGCTTAAAAGAAAATGGCGGCGTTATTCAAATAAATTATGGCTCAACTTTTATTTCGCAAGAATCTCGAGCTTACTATGATCAATATTCCGCCGATGAAAAACAGTTCGCTATAGACAACGCGGCAGTGCCTGACAGTGAAATAATGAAAGAGTTTAAAAAAAGCTATCGTGATACGCGCCCGTTCCCATTTGCAACACTTGAAGACGTGCTCGATCATATCGATCATGTAGTCGAAGTTGCTGGTATTGAACATGTTGGTATTGGCTCTGATTACGACGGTGTTGGCGATTCACTGCCGACCGGCCTTAAAGATGTTGCTAGCTACCCTAATCTTATCGACGGATTACTTGCTCGGGGTTATAGCGAACAAGATATCGAAAAGATTTTGTCTGGCAATGTGCTTCGTGTTTGGCAAATAGCCGAAGACTACGCTAGCTCACATTAA
- the nagZ gene encoding beta-N-acetylhexosaminidase translates to MSSLMIDVQGTSLNEEDKELIRHPNVAGLILFTRNFESVEQLTELNIQIKSHNPNILIAVDHEGGRVQRFRDGFSKIPAMGSIYKYAAQHFNTAEETLALAKKISLHMGYLMAAEVRAVGIDISFAPVLDVDNISDVILDRGFHRQPEIVTDLALSFIEGMNKAGMKATGKHFPGHGSVKEDSHIAMPNDTRKKADIFANDMQVFKDIITSGKLDAIMPAHVIYPDVDALPVGFSKYWLQQVLRQELGFEGVIFSDDLSMQGATSAGSYAERCEAADKAGCDMLLVCNDRVGQIQAIEQAKLTSCEQSNKRVQSMLSKNANELSMVKLQQQPLWQNCQRFLNS, encoded by the coding sequence ATGTCATCATTAATGATAGATGTGCAAGGCACATCGTTAAATGAAGAAGATAAAGAGTTAATTCGTCATCCTAATGTTGCTGGGCTAATTCTATTCACCCGTAACTTTGAGTCTGTTGAACAGTTGACTGAGCTCAATATACAAATCAAATCTCATAACCCGAATATTTTAATCGCCGTAGACCATGAAGGTGGTCGGGTGCAGCGTTTTCGCGATGGATTTAGTAAAATACCAGCGATGGGGAGTATCTATAAATACGCCGCGCAGCATTTCAATACAGCGGAAGAAACCTTAGCTTTAGCAAAGAAAATTTCTTTGCATATGGGCTATTTAATGGCTGCCGAAGTTAGAGCTGTTGGTATTGATATTAGTTTTGCCCCTGTACTAGATGTTGATAATATTAGCGATGTTATCCTTGATAGAGGGTTTCATCGTCAACCTGAGATCGTTACGGATTTAGCGTTGTCGTTTATTGAAGGGATGAACAAAGCGGGAATGAAGGCAACGGGAAAACACTTTCCGGGGCATGGTAGCGTTAAAGAAGATTCTCATATTGCGATGCCAAATGATACCCGTAAGAAGGCTGATATTTTTGCCAATGATATGCAGGTTTTTAAAGATATCATTACCAGCGGAAAGTTAGACGCGATAATGCCTGCACATGTGATCTACCCAGATGTAGATGCATTACCTGTCGGTTTTTCTAAGTATTGGTTACAACAAGTATTGCGCCAAGAGCTTGGTTTTGAAGGTGTTATTTTTAGCGATGACTTGTCTATGCAAGGGGCGACCAGTGCCGGTAGTTACGCCGAGCGTTGTGAGGCTGCAGACAAAGCTGGTTGTGATATGTTGTTGGTTTGTAATGATAGAGTTGGACAAATACAAGCGATCGAACAGGCTAAGCTGACTTCATGCGAACAAAGTAATAAGCGTGTACAGTCGATGCTAAGTAAAAATGCCAATGAGTTATCAATGGTGAAGTTACAACAACAGCCGTTATGGCAAAATTGTCAGCGTTTTCTCAATAGCTAA
- a CDS encoding M2 family metallopeptidase, with protein MKLTKFKLSAAAIIVAGSIAVTGCNQEQNSTVSNGEKSAEKQSYSQADVTNFLAQTAQELERLNNEGSKIEWIYQNFITEDTAALSAKAAQEYSEAGVRFALEAAKFDDVEVTAEQRRQLGILKQALVLPAPQDSAKSAELAEIAAELGGMYGKGSYTNAKGEKLSLGQMSAIMANSKDYDELLDVWQGWRQISPDMKPLFEREVELANEGAQGLGYPDLGAMWRSNYDMPADEFGVELDRLWGQVKPLYDALHCHVRAELSEEYGEDKVPLDQPIPAHLLGNMWAQSWGNIYDVVAPENADPGYNVTDQLIKHEYTEIDMVKGAEKFFTSLGFDELPETFWQRSLFTKPADRDVVCHASAWNLDAKDDIRIKMCIQKTGEEFSVIHHELGHNFYQRAYKDQPVYFQGSANDGFHEAIGDTIALSVTPGYLKEIGLIDKVPDESKDIGLLMKMALDKIAFIPFGLLVDQWRWKVFNGEITPENYNTAWWELREKYQGVTAPIERSAEDFDPGAKYHVPGNVPYSRYFLAHILQFEFHKSLCEIAGNEGSIHRCSIYNNKEAGAKLNQVLEMGASQPWQQAHKVITGSEQMDASAVLDYFAPLKVWLDEKNKDRQCGF; from the coding sequence ATGAAGTTAACTAAATTCAAATTATCCGCTGCGGCAATAATAGTAGCAGGTTCGATTGCAGTTACTGGTTGCAATCAAGAACAAAACAGTACAGTTTCCAACGGAGAAAAAAGCGCTGAAAAGCAATCTTATTCGCAGGCAGATGTGACCAATTTTTTGGCACAAACTGCACAAGAACTTGAACGCCTTAACAATGAAGGCTCAAAAATAGAGTGGATTTATCAAAACTTTATTACTGAAGACACTGCGGCGTTATCGGCTAAAGCAGCACAAGAGTATTCTGAAGCAGGTGTTCGTTTTGCTCTAGAAGCGGCAAAATTCGATGATGTTGAAGTAACAGCTGAGCAACGACGTCAGCTTGGCATTTTAAAACAAGCATTAGTGCTTCCTGCGCCTCAAGACTCAGCCAAAAGTGCTGAGCTCGCGGAGATTGCTGCAGAGCTTGGTGGCATGTATGGCAAAGGCTCTTATACTAACGCTAAAGGCGAAAAACTAAGCCTTGGCCAAATGTCTGCAATTATGGCTAACTCAAAAGACTATGACGAGCTACTTGATGTCTGGCAAGGTTGGCGTCAAATCAGCCCAGATATGAAACCATTGTTCGAGCGCGAAGTTGAGCTTGCTAATGAAGGTGCTCAAGGTTTAGGTTACCCTGATTTAGGGGCTATGTGGCGGTCTAATTACGATATGCCCGCTGATGAGTTTGGTGTTGAATTGGATCGTTTATGGGGTCAGGTAAAACCGTTATATGATGCCTTACACTGTCATGTTCGAGCTGAGTTATCAGAAGAGTATGGTGAAGACAAAGTACCTTTAGATCAGCCAATCCCTGCTCACCTACTAGGTAATATGTGGGCGCAAAGCTGGGGTAATATCTATGACGTTGTTGCTCCAGAAAATGCAGATCCCGGTTACAATGTTACTGACCAACTGATCAAACACGAATACACTGAAATTGACATGGTTAAAGGTGCAGAAAAATTCTTTACATCATTAGGTTTCGATGAGTTACCAGAAACATTTTGGCAGCGTTCATTATTTACTAAACCGGCAGACAGAGACGTTGTTTGTCATGCATCTGCATGGAATTTAGATGCTAAAGATGATATTCGTATAAAAATGTGTATCCAAAAAACTGGCGAAGAGTTTTCCGTCATTCACCATGAGCTTGGACATAACTTTTATCAACGTGCATACAAAGATCAGCCGGTTTATTTCCAAGGCTCAGCAAATGATGGATTCCATGAAGCGATTGGTGACACGATTGCCCTTTCAGTAACACCAGGTTACTTAAAAGAAATCGGCTTAATTGACAAAGTGCCTGATGAGTCGAAAGATATCGGTTTATTGATGAAAATGGCTTTAGATAAAATCGCCTTCATCCCATTTGGTTTATTAGTTGACCAATGGCGTTGGAAAGTATTCAATGGTGAAATTACACCAGAGAATTACAACACAGCTTGGTGGGAGCTTCGTGAGAAGTACCAAGGTGTTACAGCACCTATTGAACGTTCTGCAGAAGATTTCGATCCAGGTGCTAAATACCACGTACCAGGAAACGTTCCTTATTCTCGTTATTTTTTAGCTCACATTTTGCAGTTTGAGTTCCACAAATCGTTATGTGAAATCGCTGGTAATGAGGGTTCGATCCATCGCTGTTCGATCTACAATAACAAAGAAGCTGGCGCTAAACTTAATCAAGTACTTGAAATGGGTGCAAGCCAACCTTGGCAACAAGCGCATAAAGTTATTACTGGCTCTGAGCAAATGGATGCAAGTGCAGTCCTAGACTACTTTGCCCCACTTAAAGTATGGTTAGACGAGAAAAATAAAGATCGCCAATGTGGTTTCTAA
- a CDS encoding DUF3718 domain-containing protein, translated as MLKLICAVMGLFTLLIIFTNKVYAQYSFIADDDSLETQICVAAASNDLFALKEAISKISTKAKSMKGKIRQVILKISCNNMDLVNFTAIYQAVDTFGYFNKKAPKKMRLPVNEISIKKLNASRDSELQTILVAAK; from the coding sequence ATGCTTAAATTAATATGTGCTGTGATGGGTCTTTTCACCTTATTGATTATATTCACTAATAAAGTATACGCACAATATAGCTTTATCGCTGATGATGACTCTCTCGAAACTCAAATTTGTGTTGCGGCGGCAAGTAACGACCTTTTTGCATTAAAAGAGGCAATTAGCAAAATATCGACTAAAGCAAAAAGCATGAAAGGAAAAATACGCCAAGTCATATTAAAAATTAGTTGCAACAATATGGATCTCGTAAATTTCACCGCAATTTACCAAGCAGTTGATACGTTTGGTTATTTCAATAAAAAAGCGCCAAAAAAAATGCGTCTACCAGTAAATGAAATAAGCATAAAAAAACTGAATGCAAGTCGAGATTCTGAACTACAAACCATCTTGGTTGCGGCAAAATGA
- the glnS gene encoding glutamine--tRNA ligase, whose protein sequence is MSEVENRPSNFIRNIIDADLDSGKHNEIHTRFPPEPNGFLHIGHAKSICLNFGIAQDYQGTCNLRFDDTNPEKEDIDYVEAIQKDVQWLGFEWNKEIRYSSDYFDRLYGYAVELIEKGLAYVDFLSFDEMREYRGTLNKPGKNSPYRDTSVEENLAHFDKMKNGEYEEGTCALRAKIDMSSSFMCMRDPVIYRVKFAHHHQTGDKWCIYPMYDFTHCISDAIEDITHSLCTLEFQDNRRLYDWVIENISIESTPRQYEFSRLNLEYTVMSKRKLNSLVEENLVNGWDDPRMPTIAAFRRRGYTPASLREFAKRIGVTKMDNTVEMGVLEACIREDLNDNAPRAMAVLDPIKLVIENYDDNKVEILSVKNHPSDESQGAREVPFSKELFIEAEDFREEANKKYKRLVTGKAVRLRGAYVVTATGCDKDADGNVTTVYCTYNKNTLGKNPEDGTKPKGVIHWVSAAQSITAEVRLYDRLFNVPNPSAESDFHTVMNPESLVVIDNARVEPALANAEAEKAYQFERQGYFCLDNKDATADKLVFNRTVGLRDTWAKING, encoded by the coding sequence ATGTCGGAAGTTGAAAACCGTCCTAGCAATTTTATTCGTAATATCATTGACGCAGATCTTGATAGCGGCAAGCACAACGAAATTCATACCCGTTTTCCGCCAGAGCCGAATGGTTTTTTGCATATTGGTCATGCAAAGTCGATTTGCTTGAATTTCGGTATTGCTCAAGATTATCAAGGAACATGTAACTTACGTTTTGATGATACCAATCCTGAAAAAGAAGACATTGATTACGTAGAAGCTATTCAAAAAGACGTTCAGTGGTTAGGTTTTGAGTGGAATAAAGAGATTCGTTATTCTTCAGATTACTTCGATCGTTTGTATGGCTACGCAGTAGAATTGATAGAAAAAGGTTTAGCTTATGTTGACTTCCTATCTTTTGATGAAATGCGTGAATACCGTGGCACGTTAAACAAGCCAGGTAAAAACAGTCCTTATCGAGATACGTCTGTTGAAGAAAACCTAGCTCATTTCGACAAAATGAAAAATGGCGAATATGAAGAGGGCACTTGTGCTTTACGTGCAAAGATAGACATGAGTTCTAGCTTTATGTGTATGCGAGATCCTGTTATTTATCGAGTTAAATTTGCCCATCATCATCAAACTGGTGACAAATGGTGTATTTATCCGATGTATGATTTTACCCATTGTATATCTGATGCCATCGAAGATATTACCCATTCGCTTTGTACATTAGAATTCCAAGATAACCGTCGTTTATATGACTGGGTGATTGAAAATATTTCAATTGAATCTACGCCTCGTCAATACGAGTTTTCTCGCTTAAATCTAGAGTATACGGTGATGAGCAAGCGTAAGCTTAACTCACTAGTAGAAGAAAACTTGGTAAATGGCTGGGATGACCCTCGTATGCCAACGATTGCTGCTTTTAGACGTCGAGGTTACACGCCCGCGTCGTTGAGAGAATTCGCCAAGCGCATTGGTGTGACAAAAATGGATAACACCGTGGAAATGGGCGTTCTTGAAGCGTGTATTCGTGAAGATTTAAATGACAATGCACCACGGGCGATGGCAGTTCTTGATCCAATTAAACTAGTTATTGAGAACTATGACGATAATAAAGTAGAAATATTATCAGTTAAAAACCACCCAAGTGATGAATCACAAGGGGCACGAGAAGTACCGTTCAGTAAAGAATTATTTATTGAAGCGGAAGATTTCCGTGAAGAAGCGAATAAGAAATACAAGCGTTTAGTAACAGGTAAGGCTGTACGTCTTCGTGGTGCTTATGTTGTCACTGCGACCGGTTGTGACAAAGATGCTGATGGTAATGTGACTACGGTTTACTGTACTTACAATAAAAATACCTTAGGTAAAAATCCAGAAGATGGAACCAAACCAAAAGGTGTTATTCATTGGGTGAGCGCTGCGCAAAGTATTACTGCTGAAGTTCGATTGTATGATCGCTTGTTTAATGTGCCAAACCCTAGTGCTGAAAGCGATTTCCATACGGTAATGAATCCAGAATCATTAGTTGTAATCGATAACGCTCGTGTAGAGCCTGCTTTAGCAAATGCTGAAGCCGAAAAAGCATACCAATTTGAACGTCAAGGCTATTTTTGCCTAGATAATAAAGATGCAACTGCAGATAAGTTAGTGTTTAACCGCACCGTTGGCTTGCGTGATACGTGGGCAAAAATAAACGGTTAG